Proteins encoded by one window of Salvia splendens isolate huo1 chromosome 7, SspV2, whole genome shotgun sequence:
- the LOC121810617 gene encoding protein FAR1-RELATED SEQUENCE 5-like, which produces MGVAPKLIVTDQDLGMKVAVEEVLVNTRHRWCMWHVMNKVADKLPKNMLGSDQLKKELNACVWSELIEPDAFEETWHAIMERYGLTNNVWFSSMFASRKFWVPAFFRDFSMSSLIKTTSISESQNNFFKRYSKSRANLMQFYMNYNHALETQRSNSAKLEYYDSTKVPILRTGLEIEKHASTIYSGSAYTEIQEEIVYACFSLSCATLGVSTNTDIEVYDINDKDSNSWTVTYSIGDDTYLCGCKKFERLGLLCSHIFCVLKHNFVKLIPEKLHGGRWLKSQFVKPIHGGFCDDQEIHLAHKEGNIDQINAFAAIIEEGRKQLLGEDVVLSSTQKRAMIENFYGSHVPNNIEVHPPEVVSTKGSGSRKKSKRESAIKLAMKPGRKCGNCHEIGHHDSRNCKKVNEKSNQRQ; this is translated from the exons ATGGGTGTGGCTCCCAAACTCATTGTAACCGACCAAGACTTAGGAATGAAAGTTGCTGTTGAGGAGGTCCTTGTCAATACAAGACACCGGTGGTGTATGTGGCACGTTATGAATAAAGTTGCTGACAAATTGCCAAAGAACATGCTTGGTAGTGACCAATTAAAGAAGGAACTGAATGCATGTGTATGGTCAGAGTTGATAGAACCTGATGCATTTGAGGAAACTTGGCATGCTATAATGGAAAGATATGGGCTGACCAATAATGTCTGGTTTTCATCAATGTTTGCATCCAGAAAATTTTGGGTTCCAGCCTTTTTCCGTGATTTTTCGATGAGTTCGTTGATAAAGACAACTTCTATATCTGAATCACAGAATAACTTCTTCAAAAGGTACTCAAAGTCTCGGGCTAACCTTATGCAATTTTATATGAACTATAATCATGCTCTGGAGACTCAAAGAAGTAATAGTGCAAAGCTTGAATACTATGATTCAACAAAAGTACCTATTTTGCGAACAGGATTGGAAATCGAGAAACATGCATCGACGATATATAGTGGTAGTGCTTATACTGAAATTCAAGAAGAGATAGTATATGCATGTTTCTCTTTGTCTTGTGCAACTCTAGGAGTGTCTACCAATACAGATATTGAAGTATATGACATAAATGACAAGGATTCAAACTCATGGACAGTGACTTACTCCATTGGTGATGACACCTATTTGTGTGGATGCAAAAAATTTGAAAGACTTGGTCTATTGTGCAgccatatattttgtgtgttgaaacATAATTTTGTTAAGTTGATACCCGAGAAGTTGCATGGAGGAAGATGGTTGAAGTCACAGTTTGTGAAGCCAATACATGGAGGTttttgtgatgatcaagaaatacACCTTGCT CACAAAGAAGGGAACATTGATCAAATCAATGCATTCGCTGCAATTATTGAAGAAGGTAGGAAGCAGCTTCTTGGCGAAGATGTTGTTCTGTCTTCCACACAGAAGAGAGCAATGATTGAGAACTTCTATGGCTCACATGTCCCGAACAATATTGAAGTTCATCCTCCTGAGGTTGTTAGTACAAAGGGAAGTGGAAGTAGGAAGAAATCGAAGAGGGAGTCAGCAATAAAGTTAGCAATGAAACCAGGCCGAAAGTGTGGAAACTGTCATGAGATTGGACACCATGATTCTAGGAACTGCAAAAAGGTTAATGAGAAGTCAAATCAGAGGCAATGA